One Deinococcus aquaedulcis genomic window carries:
- a CDS encoding TlpA family protein disulfide reductase, producing MDWPAPLDFVHGHAVPAPVEWTRPGLVMTFNLECPGCVSRGIPFLKRLHTEFGAQVQLLAVHTSFGHRLLPREAVEPTLVKFARDFAKLPFPVALDLSGDLARAWQTEGTPHWLAFAPGGELLRSVYGSQENAQTRLQYLLEEWSGREGG from the coding sequence ATGGACTGGCCCGCTCCGCTCGACTTCGTACATGGCCACGCCGTGCCCGCACCGGTCGAGTGGACCCGGCCGGGCCTCGTGATGACATTCAATCTGGAATGCCCGGGCTGCGTCTCACGCGGTATTCCGTTCCTGAAGCGCCTGCACACCGAGTTCGGGGCGCAGGTGCAGTTGCTGGCGGTGCACACCAGCTTTGGCCACCGCCTGCTGCCGCGTGAGGCGGTTGAGCCCACGCTGGTCAAATTCGCACGCGATTTCGCCAAATTGCCCTTTCCAGTGGCCCTGGACCTCAGCGGCGACCTCGCCCGCGCATGGCAGACCGAAGGCACGCCGCACTGGCTGGCCTTTGCGCCGGGAGGCGAACTGCTGCGCAGCGTGTACGGCAGCCAGGAAAACGCCCAGACCAGACTCCAGTACCTGCTGGAAGAATGGTCCGGGCGCGAAGGGGGTTAG
- a CDS encoding PadR family transcriptional regulator encodes MNPDLLRGNLDLILLTLLEPQPLYGFAIIQAARERTEGYFDFKEGSLYPALHRLEAEGLLAAQPGEVGRNGKPRKYYAVTDKGRQVLQAKRQEFSAFTDAVARLGRSGT; translated from the coding sequence ATGAACCCCGATCTGCTGCGCGGCAACCTTGACCTGATTCTGCTGACCCTGCTGGAGCCCCAGCCGCTGTACGGCTTTGCCATCATCCAGGCGGCCCGGGAGCGCACCGAGGGGTACTTTGATTTCAAGGAAGGGAGCCTGTATCCGGCCCTGCACCGCCTGGAGGCCGAGGGCCTGCTGGCCGCGCAGCCCGGTGAGGTAGGCCGCAACGGCAAACCGCGCAAGTACTACGCCGTCACCGATAAGGGGCGGCAGGTGCTGCAGGCCAAGCGCCAGGAATTCAGTGCCTTTACCGACGCGGTGGCCCGCCTGGGCCGGAGCGGTACGTGA
- a CDS encoding AraC family transcriptional regulator, translated as MTAPREHAEFLRPAGLVGVEVLRAHFITHAYLPHAHDTLAVALIDQGAERYRYRGEALIATAGQVAVVVPGEVHTGAAATPEGWRYRVAYLDAAWLPPEVYTHGFRAPVLSDPELRAAWQTAHAALTAPSATSLGRETLLRGALDLLLTRWGGANWQPLRADPAAVRDTRAYLDAHPDTNLNLSALAARVGLSPSHLSRSFREVVGAPPHAYLLGVRAARARDLLRAGQAISAVALELGFADQAHLTRVFRRVMGVPPGAYLRAPRHSSIVQDRDPGRR; from the coding sequence ATGACCGCCCCCAGAGAGCACGCCGAATTTCTGCGACCCGCTGGCCTCGTGGGCGTGGAGGTGCTGCGGGCGCACTTCATCACCCACGCGTACCTGCCGCACGCCCACGACACGCTGGCCGTGGCCCTTATTGATCAGGGCGCCGAGCGATACCGCTACCGGGGCGAGGCGCTGATCGCCACCGCCGGACAGGTGGCGGTGGTGGTGCCCGGCGAGGTGCATACCGGCGCAGCCGCTACCCCCGAAGGCTGGCGCTACCGCGTGGCCTACCTGGACGCCGCGTGGCTGCCGCCCGAGGTATACACCCACGGCTTTCGCGCCCCCGTGCTCAGCGACCCCGAACTGAGGGCCGCGTGGCAGACCGCCCACGCGGCGCTGACTGCCCCTAGCGCCACGTCCCTGGGCCGCGAAACGCTGCTGCGCGGGGCCCTGGACCTGCTATTGACGCGCTGGGGTGGGGCCAACTGGCAACCCCTGCGCGCCGACCCTGCCGCCGTGCGCGACACCCGCGCCTATCTGGACGCCCACCCGGATACCAACCTGAACCTTTCGGCGCTGGCCGCGCGGGTGGGCCTGAGCCCCTCGCACCTATCGCGGTCCTTCCGCGAGGTGGTGGGCGCGCCGCCCCACGCCTACCTGCTGGGGGTCCGGGCCGCGCGGGCCCGCGACCTGCTGCGCGCCGGGCAGGCGATCAGCGCCGTCGCCCTTGAACTGGGATTTGCCGATCAGGCCCACCTGACCCGGGTATTTCGCCGGGTCATGGGGGTGCCCCCTGGGGCCTACCTGCGCGCGCCGCGCCACAGCAGCATTGTTCAAGACAGAGACCCTGGCAGGCGCTAG
- a CDS encoding helix-turn-helix transcriptional regulator: MSVPLSPHDALPLTEQLFYLSRRLRTAPRSVEDLAVATGQSPETTQAQLEVLQTLEPTLQVLPGTPPLYVITGDWTAAERLTLRRGLGALAERGAEPTAPLRELAARLSAPLPAHVQAALPPLAAPAQQPLHLAEVLPLVTQAWLDGRGLRFDYLRPGRAHSRRRVTLQPVLVHAHPVTLEPLLTGRETTGRRAQRTFRLGRMLGVTVLEAAPASAPVPAPPTLQGPGLTAQLRFVGRARLQVLEGRFAHLSEPLIHPDGSVEVTLQAPAGSRSVLPWLLSWGAGVQVLGPAPLREQWQTELRAALAAAEAVPTADAGAA; this comes from the coding sequence ATGTCGGTGCCCCTCTCGCCACACGATGCATTGCCGCTCACCGAGCAGCTGTTCTACCTTTCGCGGCGGCTGCGCACAGCCCCCAGGTCGGTTGAAGACCTGGCGGTCGCCACCGGCCAATCGCCCGAGACCACGCAAGCCCAGCTAGAAGTGCTGCAGACCCTGGAACCCACCCTGCAGGTACTGCCGGGCACGCCGCCGCTGTACGTGATCACCGGGGACTGGACGGCCGCCGAGCGCCTGACCCTGCGCCGGGGCCTGGGCGCCCTGGCCGAACGCGGCGCTGAACCCACCGCGCCGCTGCGCGAGCTGGCCGCGCGCCTGAGTGCCCCGCTGCCCGCCCACGTACAGGCGGCGCTGCCCCCGCTGGCCGCTCCCGCCCAGCAGCCTCTGCACCTGGCCGAGGTGCTGCCGCTGGTCACCCAGGCATGGCTAGACGGCCGGGGCCTGCGCTTTGACTACCTGCGGCCGGGCCGCGCCCACTCGCGGCGGCGCGTTACGCTGCAACCCGTGCTGGTGCATGCGCACCCGGTCACGCTGGAGCCGCTTCTGACGGGCCGCGAGACCACCGGGCGCCGCGCGCAGCGCACCTTTCGCCTGGGCCGCATGCTGGGGGTGACGGTGCTGGAGGCTGCCCCCGCTTCGGCGCCTGTACCGGCCCCGCCCACCCTGCAGGGCCCAGGCCTCACCGCGCAGCTGCGTTTTGTGGGGCGGGCCCGTCTGCAGGTGCTCGAAGGCCGCTTTGCCCACCTGAGTGAGCCTCTGATTCACCCCGACGGCAGCGTGGAGGTTACCCTGCAGGCGCCGGCCGGCAGCCGCAGCGTGCTGCCCTGGCTGCTGAGCTGGGGCGCTGGTGTGCAGGTGCTGGGCCCCGCGCCCCTGCGCGAGCAGTGGCAGACCGAGCTGCGTGCCGCGCTGGCCGCTGCCGAAGCTGTGCCGACAGCCGACGCTGGGGCTGCCTGA
- a CDS encoding AzlC family ABC transporter permease, whose translation MTAFWQGFRLLLPLWPGMIPFAVAYAVTARGAGLSLWDTCLMSLTVFAGASQFAAAGQFVGGQLPLAPALALVGTTFLLNVRHLLYGLSLSRTLPLRGAQRAVAAQFLTDEAFGMVTVAGQQGAALGFAFLLGAELSLYVVWNASTLLGALAGQVLPSPAALGVGVIFPLAFLGLLVPLLGSRHAGVVALAAGLGAWALSGRVPGGVLILAVGVGGALLGAWLTTRRADGATA comes from the coding sequence ATGACCGCGTTCTGGCAAGGCTTTCGCCTTCTTCTTCCGCTGTGGCCGGGGATGATTCCCTTTGCGGTGGCCTATGCGGTCACGGCGCGCGGCGCGGGCCTGAGCCTGTGGGACACCTGCCTCATGAGCCTGACCGTGTTTGCCGGGGCCAGTCAGTTTGCGGCGGCCGGGCAGTTCGTGGGGGGCCAGTTGCCGCTGGCGCCCGCCCTGGCGCTGGTGGGGACCACCTTCTTGCTGAACGTGCGGCACCTGCTGTACGGCCTGAGCCTGTCGCGCACCCTGCCCCTGCGCGGGGCCCAGCGCGCCGTGGCCGCCCAGTTCCTGACCGATGAAGCGTTCGGCATGGTCACGGTGGCGGGCCAGCAGGGCGCCGCGCTGGGGTTTGCCTTCCTGCTGGGCGCCGAGCTGAGCCTGTACGTGGTGTGGAACGCCTCAACGCTGCTCGGCGCGCTGGCCGGGCAGGTGCTTCCCTCGCCGGCCGCGCTGGGGGTGGGCGTGATTTTCCCGCTGGCCTTTCTGGGGCTGCTGGTGCCGCTGCTGGGCAGCCGACACGCGGGCGTGGTGGCGCTGGCCGCCGGGCTGGGGGCCTGGGCGCTCTCGGGGCGGGTGCCGGGGGGCGTGCTGATTCTGGCAGTGGGGGTGGGCGGGGCGCTGCTGGGGGCGTGGCTGACCACCCGCCGCGCGGACGGGGCCACCGCATGA
- a CDS encoding permease prefix domain 1-containing protein, whose translation MTASAYTCAPALDAYLRRATWGLPEQRRQELWDELEEHVLTRTDHLLLSGLSPQDALTQALRELGAPSRVTLGMAKVYSMPKLFLAATTAALGLSATLYALAGGREMTFTLPVLTQQPVKPSCVRGTVPTSTGLTIVSQQGGVTCYTFNDANAYKGVFLSGTDLQQAINAQGGKATLQGARLSIDLPGLTTGGGDLNAMFTKDGTPYYDAAMVVGTLSTPLTITLKGFKAPQVQIGNLKLQLGQPGTNVGRAFYNPLALHLVSRLLPREQATPLRMVSGGWFAAAPGETPQGPAHTIQTGLPEGEVVMLVTKQAGNTFMADTAEVKAGGSVSLKSEAENLRFVTDPAQLGPYASGGHINALLLRLSNTPLNELPSAIFLPKQTTSSAR comes from the coding sequence GTGACCGCCTCCGCCTACACGTGCGCCCCGGCCCTGGACGCCTACCTGCGCCGCGCCACCTGGGGGCTGCCTGAACAGCGCCGCCAGGAACTGTGGGACGAGTTGGAAGAACATGTCCTGACCCGCACCGACCACCTGCTGCTTTCTGGCCTTTCTCCTCAAGACGCCCTGACCCAGGCCCTGCGCGAACTGGGTGCCCCCAGCCGCGTGACCCTGGGCATGGCCAAGGTGTATTCCATGCCTAAACTCTTTCTTGCCGCCACCACCGCCGCCCTGGGCCTGAGCGCCACGCTGTACGCCCTGGCGGGTGGGCGTGAAATGACCTTTACACTGCCCGTTCTGACCCAGCAGCCGGTAAAACCCTCCTGTGTTCGGGGGACAGTGCCCACATCGACCGGCCTCACCATCGTTAGCCAACAGGGTGGGGTGACGTGCTACACCTTCAATGACGCCAATGCCTACAAGGGCGTGTTCCTGAGCGGCACTGACCTGCAGCAAGCCATCAACGCTCAGGGGGGCAAGGCGACCCTGCAAGGTGCGCGCCTGTCCATTGACCTGCCTGGCCTAACCACGGGCGGCGGCGATCTCAACGCCATGTTCACCAAGGACGGTACGCCCTATTACGATGCGGCTATGGTCGTCGGAACCCTCAGCACGCCTCTGACCATCACGCTCAAGGGTTTCAAGGCGCCGCAGGTTCAGATTGGCAATCTCAAGCTGCAACTGGGACAACCGGGCACCAACGTGGGCCGGGCGTTTTACAATCCGCTGGCACTTCATCTCGTCAGCCGGTTGCTCCCTCGGGAGCAGGCGACACCACTCAGGATGGTTTCAGGTGGGTGGTTCGCGGCAGCGCCAGGAGAAACCCCGCAGGGCCCTGCCCACACCATTCAGACAGGACTTCCTGAAGGCGAAGTCGTGATGCTCGTGACCAAGCAAGCCGGGAATACCTTCATGGCGGATACCGCCGAGGTCAAGGCTGGGGGGAGCGTCAGCCTGAAAAGCGAAGCTGAAAACCTCCGCTTCGTGACTGATCCGGCTCAACTGGGGCCGTACGCGAGTGGGGGCCATATCAATGCCTTACTGCTCCGCCTGAGCAACACGCCGCTGAACGAGCTGCCCTCGGCCATCTTTCTGCCCAAGCAGACGACCAGCAGCGCCCGCTAA
- a CDS encoding MerR family transcriptional regulator → MGEVSGLTRISVRTLHHYDEIGLLRPSERSEGNYRLYTPADLARLRAALTYRQLGFPLAEVTRLLDAPPAEQRRALETQLLLLQEGQRRTQATIDAVQAMLNTPGAPMSNEDVKAVFDGFDPEQYEPEVQARWGETDAYRQSKARTGRYTRADWEVIKAEMQGINDQYVALMDAGAAPQSPQAQAVAAQHHAHIHSRYYDAPPAMMRGLAQMWVQDERFTRTIDQARPGLAAYQSAAVTAWADAQEAQD, encoded by the coding sequence GTGGGCGAGGTTTCGGGGCTGACCCGCATCAGCGTGCGCACCCTGCACCACTACGACGAGATTGGGCTGCTGCGCCCCAGCGAGCGCAGCGAGGGCAATTACCGCCTGTATACCCCCGCCGATCTGGCCCGGCTGCGCGCCGCGCTGACCTACCGCCAGCTGGGCTTTCCCCTGGCCGAGGTCACGCGCCTGCTGGACGCCCCACCCGCCGAGCAGCGCCGCGCCCTGGAGACGCAACTGCTGCTGCTGCAAGAAGGGCAGCGGCGCACCCAGGCCACCATTGACGCCGTTCAGGCGATGCTGAACACCCCAGGAGCACCCATGAGCAACGAAGACGTGAAGGCCGTGTTTGACGGCTTCGATCCCGAACAGTACGAACCCGAGGTCCAGGCCCGCTGGGGCGAGACCGACGCCTACCGCCAGAGCAAGGCCCGCACGGGCCGCTACACCCGGGCCGACTGGGAAGTGATCAAGGCCGAGATGCAGGGCATCAATGACCAGTACGTGGCCCTGATGGACGCGGGCGCGGCGCCCCAGAGCCCGCAGGCGCAGGCGGTGGCCGCCCAGCACCACGCTCATATCCACAGTCGCTACTACGACGCCCCCCCCGCCATGATGCGCGGCCTGGCCCAGATGTGGGTGCAGGACGAGCGCTTTACCCGCACCATTGATCAGGCCCGTCCGGGGCTGGCCGCCTACCAGAGCGCGGCTGTGACCGCCTGGGCCGACGCGCAGGAGGCCCAGGACTAA